From the Methanomassiliicoccales archaeon genome, one window contains:
- a CDS encoding Lrp/AsnC ligand binding domain-containing protein: MAIAYVLIITAPQKDHQIYSELKRMNEVVEVYPLFGDYDLIAKIEGESVESLGKTVLYKIGALPGVVHTETLTVIEEF, encoded by the coding sequence ATGGCCATTGCTTATGTTCTTATTATTACGGCACCTCAAAAGGATCATCAAATATATTCTGAATTAAAACGAATGAATGAAGTTGTTGAAGTTTATCCGCTTTTTGGCGATTACGATCTTATTGCCAAGATCGAAGGAGAAAGCGTTGAATCTCTTGGAAAAACAGTACTGTACAAAATTGGCGCATTGCCAGGTGTTGTCCACACAGAGACGCTCACGGTAATCGAGGAATTCTGA
- a CDS encoding HAD family hydrolase — translation MQEPILAIVFDFDGTLVKSAIDFTSMKQKVFSRLINIGVNERFLNWEETIAFNLKNVREKMLQANKSSLLDEIDQVVEEALLESELESVNGTKLIHGVPETINVLKDKGFRIGVLTRGSRRYLKMACQIAGLQLMLFDGVICRDDFPHEEAKPNGIALRRMAMKLGIHPSQCLLVGDHQIDYLCAIDAGASFVGVLTGAFNIEQWSGVGCMTVINSVVDLPALLDILMRKNAELLK, via the coding sequence GTGCAAGAACCAATTTTGGCCATTGTTTTCGATTTTGATGGCACTCTTGTGAAAAGTGCAATTGATTTTACTTCAATGAAACAGAAAGTATTTTCGAGATTAATCAATATTGGCGTAAATGAACGCTTTTTGAATTGGGAAGAAACAATTGCGTTTAATTTAAAAAACGTAAGAGAAAAGATGCTACAAGCCAATAAATCTAGCTTATTGGATGAAATCGATCAAGTTGTGGAAGAAGCTTTATTGGAATCCGAACTTGAAAGCGTAAACGGAACGAAACTTATTCATGGGGTGCCGGAGACCATTAATGTCCTTAAGGATAAAGGATTTCGAATCGGAGTATTGACAAGGGGATCTAGGAGATATCTGAAAATGGCATGTCAGATCGCAGGTCTTCAATTGATGCTCTTTGACGGTGTCATCTGTAGGGATGATTTTCCTCATGAAGAGGCAAAACCTAACGGAATTGCGTTGAGGAGAATGGCGATGAAGCTGGGTATCCATCCGTCCCAGTGCTTATTAGTCGGGGATCATCAAATAGATTATCTTTGTGCAATTGATGCCGGTGCATCGTTCGTGGGAGTCTTAACCGGTGCTTTCAACATCGAACAGTGGAGTGGGGTGGGTTGCATGACAGTTATTAACAGTGTAGTAGATCTACCAGCTTTGCTCGATATACTAATGAGAAAAAATGCTGAACTTCTTAAATAG
- a CDS encoding RidA family protein, whose protein sequence is MKRIVSSESAPKPIGPYSQAVIVDGFIFCSGQIGLDPKTNKLVNTSVSDETRQTLKNLKAILEASGSSIDRAVRTTIYLTSLEYFRDVNEVYRQFFSTDFPARTTVCVSQLPLGARVEIDLIARTNTADSDA, encoded by the coding sequence ATGAAAAGGATCGTATCTTCTGAATCAGCACCCAAACCAATTGGACCGTACTCACAAGCAGTTATCGTAGACGGATTTATCTTCTGTTCAGGTCAAATCGGCCTTGACCCAAAAACCAACAAACTGGTGAACACAAGTGTTTCCGACGAAACGAGACAAACCCTCAAGAATTTAAAGGCCATATTGGAGGCGTCGGGATCGTCTATTGATAGAGCAGTCCGCACAACGATATACTTGACCAGTCTCGAGTACTTTAGGGATGTGAATGAAGTCTACCGACAATTCTTTTCGACGGATTTTCCCGCAAGAACAACGGTGTGTGTTTCGCAGCTCCCCTTAGGTGCGAGAGTCGAAATTGATTTGATCGCCAGGACGAACACCGCAGATTCGGACGCTTGA